From the Oleiharenicola lentus genome, one window contains:
- the lepB gene encoding signal peptidase I: MKIPLPENHRARVKAWMGQQWREWRWYAFFLCFVWMPLRSAVIDYSPVPTGSMNPTILEGDVVWVNKLAYGLRVPLTQLYLSRWSEPQRGDIVVVLSPLDGTRLVKRVIGVPGDTVELRDNRLVLNGRAVDYEPAAENYGERIARRLQPHAFFAEENLAGLAHPVMGLRGAGATARNYATVTVPPGGYFLMGDARDNSRDSREFGFATREAILGKAEGVLVSLDINDSYLPRPGRFFSELR; the protein is encoded by the coding sequence ATGAAAATTCCGCTTCCTGAAAATCATCGCGCACGGGTGAAGGCCTGGATGGGCCAACAATGGCGGGAGTGGCGCTGGTATGCGTTTTTCCTCTGTTTCGTCTGGATGCCACTGCGCTCGGCGGTGATTGATTACAGCCCGGTGCCGACCGGCTCGATGAATCCCACCATTCTTGAAGGTGACGTCGTGTGGGTGAACAAGCTCGCTTACGGGCTGCGCGTGCCGCTGACCCAGCTCTACCTGAGCCGCTGGTCGGAGCCGCAGCGCGGGGACATCGTCGTGGTGCTCTCCCCGCTGGACGGCACGCGGCTCGTCAAGCGGGTGATCGGCGTGCCCGGCGACACGGTGGAGCTGCGGGACAATCGCCTCGTGCTGAACGGACGGGCGGTGGACTATGAACCGGCGGCGGAGAATTACGGCGAAAGGATCGCGCGCCGCCTTCAGCCCCATGCGTTCTTCGCCGAAGAGAACCTGGCTGGCTTAGCGCATCCGGTCATGGGCCTGCGCGGCGCAGGCGCGACCGCGCGCAACTACGCCACCGTGACCGTGCCGCCAGGCGGCTATTTCCTGATGGGCGATGCGCGCGACAACAGCCGCGACTCCCGCGAATTTGGCTTCGCCACCCGCGAAGCCATCCTCGGCAAGGCCGAGGGCGTCCTCGTCTCCCTCGACATCAACGACAGCTACCTGCCGCGCCCGGGGCGATTTTTCAGCGAGTTACGGTGA